The following are from one region of the Paenibacillus sp. JZ16 genome:
- a CDS encoding VOC family protein, translating to MTAIIHPSTKLGPVSLRISNLAQSVRFYTEVVGLKMLRQHGRVAELTADGKQPLLIIEEIQDLVRPQTRTAGLYHFAILVPNRESLGLALANLIAHNIPVGQGDHLVSEALYINDPDGNGIEIYADRPRDIWKRDANGEYVMTTDPVDVEGLLALSKDKEWYGLPEETVIGHVHFHVSNLHDARVFYCDVLGFELTAHYGGAALFISAGGYHHHIGLNVWAGIGVPNTPRSAAGMEDYTIELPSHEELEAVTGRIREAGLGLEQRDGVWAVQDPSDIWIRLVVA from the coding sequence ATGACAGCCATTATACATCCATCCACAAAGCTTGGCCCGGTCTCTCTGCGGATCAGTAATCTGGCACAATCTGTTCGCTTTTATACAGAAGTCGTCGGGTTGAAAATGCTTCGCCAGCATGGCCGTGTTGCCGAATTGACGGCAGACGGCAAACAGCCGCTGCTGATTATAGAGGAAATTCAAGATCTGGTGAGACCGCAGACCCGGACGGCAGGTCTGTACCATTTTGCAATTCTGGTTCCGAATCGGGAATCGCTCGGGCTTGCGCTTGCCAATCTGATTGCGCATAACATTCCAGTCGGTCAAGGCGATCATTTGGTCAGCGAAGCATTGTACATTAATGATCCGGACGGGAACGGCATCGAGATTTATGCCGACCGACCAAGGGATATCTGGAAGCGTGATGCCAATGGGGAATATGTGATGACTACCGACCCTGTCGATGTAGAAGGACTGCTGGCTCTCTCCAAGGACAAGGAATGGTATGGACTTCCTGAAGAGACGGTTATCGGGCATGTGCATTTCCACGTGTCCAACCTGCATGATGCCCGCGTATTTTATTGCGATGTTCTGGGGTTTGAGCTGACAGCCCATTACGGCGGCGCTGCGTTGTTTATATCTGCGGGAGGGTACCATCACCATATCGGGCTCAATGTTTGGGCAGGAATCGGTGTGCCGAACACACCACGGAGCGCTGCGGGGATGGAAGATTATACGATTGAGCTTCCGAGCCATGAAGAGCTTGAAGCGGTAACCGGCCGTATCCGTGAGGCGGGACTGGGCCTGGAGCAGCGCGATGGCGTCTGGGCCGTTCAAGATCCTTCGGATATCTGGATCCGGTTGGTTGTTGCTTAA
- a CDS encoding Rrf2 family transcriptional regulator, whose translation MNISSRFAVAIHILSVLEMNKAGVSTSDYIAESVNTNPVVIRRIVGMLSKAGLVEVKPGVAGAKLARQPSEITLLDIYHAVHVVQEDSLFGIHENSDTKCPVGKHIQTAIVPVFSAAQKAMENTLHEVNLEEIVRKIDASANGTSSE comes from the coding sequence ATGAACATAAGCAGCCGATTTGCAGTGGCCATTCATATTCTCTCCGTGCTGGAGATGAATAAGGCTGGCGTCAGCACCTCAGATTATATCGCGGAGAGTGTGAACACGAATCCTGTGGTTATCCGGCGTATTGTAGGCATGCTGAGCAAAGCGGGCCTGGTGGAGGTTAAACCTGGCGTAGCGGGAGCGAAGCTGGCAAGGCAACCGTCCGAGATTACGCTGCTGGATATTTATCATGCCGTTCATGTCGTGCAGGAGGATTCCTTGTTTGGCATTCATGAGAATTCGGACACAAAATGTCCTGTCGGCAAACATATTCAAACGGCGATTGTCCCGGTTTTTTCAGCCGCCCAGAAGGCCATGGAGAACACGCTGCATGAGGTGAATCTGGAAGAGATTGTCCGGAAAATTGATGCCTCTGCGAATGGAACATCAAGTGAATAG